Genomic segment of Mycobacterium sp. 050128:
GCAGGTGTGCGGCACTTTGGGCGCTGGTGACGACGTCGTCGCCGGTGGCGGTGAAGCCGAGGTCGCGCAGGTGGGTCGCTACTTCGTCGGCGCTGCGGGATGCGTTGTTGGTGACGAACAGCTTGCGGCTGCTTACCTCGTCGAGTGTCTGCACCGCGCCGTCGGTGGCACTGTGGCCGCGAAACACCGTGCCATCCAGATCGATGAGCAGGCAATCATATTCCTGCGCAATGCTTTTCATTTGATTGAACCCAGCATTGTCAGCCGAGCTCGCTGACCCGGTCTTCAGCATCGGTCACGCCGTCGACGTCGGCGGCCGCGGAGTGCAAAAACCATTGCAGCGCTTCGTCCTTGCGGTCGAGCGCCAGCAGGGTGTCGGCATAGGCGTAGAACAGCCGGGCGGCCGTCGTGCCGGAGCGACTCGGATCCAGTTGCGGCGTGGACAACAGGGTCAGCGCCTGTTCGAGCTGCCCGAGATCGGAGCGGGCGCCGGCGACCACGATGCGCAGCTCGTCGGCGTCATCGCCGGACAGCTGAGCCGCTTCTTCCCCGCGGGCCAGTTCGATCGCCCGCTCCGGACGGCCAAGGCCGCGTTCGCAATCCGCGATCAACGCCAGCAACGAAGACTTGCTGCCCATCCGGCGGGCGGCACGCAATTCGGACAGCGCCTGGGCCCAGTCGCCGTAGCGGTATGCGGCGATTCCGACGGCTTCGCGTATCGCGGCGATCCTGCTGGACCTGGCGCGCGCGGCACGAGCATGGTTCAGGGCGGCTTCCGGGTCTTCGTCCATCAACTCGCCGGCGGCGACCAGGTGGCGGGCCACCGCATCGGCGGTCGCGCGGTCCAGGGTGCTCAGTTCACCGCGGATTTCGGGGGCCAACTGTTTGGGGTCCACGTCGGGCGGTATCGGGGGCCCGCTGTCCGCCGGGCGATCACCGCCGCCGCCGGAGTGCCGCGGCTGGGCCGAGCGCGCCCGACCCGGTCCCGACCACCCAGACGCCGAACGCGGACGTCGTTCGCCGTTGTGACGCTGCCTGTCGTCGGCCACTCGTGTCGTTCACCTCGATTGCTCCCGTACTTCTGAAGAGGATACGGGCACCGAGGCAAGGATCTTGCTACGCCTTGAACCGGTCCGGAATCAACGGCGCGATCATCGCAGGACAGAACGTGCCGATCGCGATGATCGTGAAGATCCCCGCGTTCTTCTCGGTCATCCCGCTGCCGGTCGCCACTTCCGAGACCACCGAGTCGAACGAGCCGCCCGGCTGGATGAGCATCGGACACACCGATTGCCCCTGTGCCAGCGTCGTGGCCGGCTGAGTGACGGCAATACCGGCATTGGTCAGCGCCGACAGGAAGGTGTTGCCCGCCATGTCGGCGCGGATGGGGGCGGCCATCGTCGCGGCCGTGGCAATCAATGCCGTGGTCAGCGCCATAAATCCGCAGGCTTTCGCCTGTACGCCGACCCGTAAGGTCCCCTGGTAAGCCATTGATTGCGCCGTCATCTCTCGCTTCTCGTCGATTGTTCGCGGCTGCGCAAAATCACTGTGACTACAGTGGCCAACGAGTGTCACGTTTAGGACACGGCCAGGTAAAGGTTTGCACACCAACGCGTTTTGCTCCGAATGTCTTGACAACCTCGGGCGCAATATGTTGCGCCGCTGAGCGCCCACCGGCGACGGTCGAGCAGCCCGGTCCACTAAATCACTTGTCGCACAGGCGATTTGAGATCACTAGCGCCGGCGTGCCCGACGGCGCTGTCCCCCGAATGGGGGACAAGGGATTTCCACCCCCAATTCCACCGGTTGAGGGATACCCGCGAGCCGTCCATCCGGGAAAACTAGATCTCACAGCGGGGATCTCGTCGCTCCTTCCAAACGAGGCTCCCCTCCTCTCATATCGGCTTCCCCTCCGATTGACGAGATCTCCGCTGAATACTTCTCCTAGACCTTTTCGATCCCGGCGATATTGCGCTTGCCGCGACGCAATACCAGCCACCGGCCGTAGAGGAAATCCGAGTCCTGCGGGGACCATTCGTCGCTGTCGACCCGAATGTTGTTGACCGAAACGCCGCCCTCGCCGATCGTGCGTCGCGCGGCGCCCTTGCTGGCCGAGAGGCCGCTGGCCACCAACAGGTCGACGATCCCGTCCGGCCCGCCGGGTTTGAGCTCGGCGACCGACGTTTCGCGCAGCGCGGCGGCCAGCGTCGCTTCGTCGAGACGGTCCAGCTCGCCCTGGCCGAACAGCGCCTTGCTGGCGTGTTCGACGGCCGCGGTGGCCGCCTCGCCATGCACCAAGACGGTGAGTTCGGTGGCCAACCGCCGCTGGGCGGCGCGTTGTTGCGGACGCTCGGCGGTGGCCTGTTCCAGCTCGGCCAGCTCCTCGGCGGACAAGAAGGTGAACCACCGCAGGTACCGAATCACGTCGGCGTCGGCAGTGTTGACGAAGTACTGGTACCAGGCATACGGGCTGGTCAGCTGCGGGTCCAGCCACAAGTTGCCGCCGCCGGTGGATTTGCCGAACTTGGTGCCGTCGGCCGCCGTCACCAGCGGGACCGTCAGTGCGTGCACCGTCGCGCCCAGCTTCTGGCGTACCAGCCGAACCCCGGCGATGATGTTGCCCCATTGATCCGAGCCGCCGATCTGCAGCGCGCAGCCGTGGCGCCGGTGCAGTTCGACGTAGTCGTTGGCCTGCAACAGCATGTAGCTGAACTCGGTGTAGGAGATCCCGTCGCCGTCGAGCCGCCGCCTGATGGTGTCGCGATCCAGCATCACGTTGACCGAGAAGTGCTTGCCGAGATCGCGCAGGAACTCGATCGCCGACATCTGGCCCGTCCACTCCAGGTTGTCGGCGACGATCGCGCCGGTGGGTGAGTCTCCGGAATCCGAGAAGTCGACGAAGCGTTCCAGCTGTCCGCGAATCCGTTCGGTCCATTCGGCGACGGTGCCGGCCTCGTTGAGACTGCGCTCACCGACCTCACGCGGGTCGCCGATCATGCCGGTCGCCCCGCCCGCGAGCACGATGGGACGGTGCCCGGCACGCTGAAAACGCCGGAGTGCCAGCAGCGGCACCAGGTGTCCCGCGTGCAGGCTCGGCGCGGTGGGGTCGAAGCCGGCGTACACCGTCAGCGGTCCGCGCTGCACTTCGGCGGCCAGGGCGTCGAGGTCGGTGGACTGTGCGATCAGTCCACGCCAGCCCAGCTCGTCGAGGATCATGGGGTAAGAATCTAGTCGCTGGCGCCCGGGGCGGGTGCCCGCGGACTTCGCCGGTACGCCGAGACTTCCGGTCGACCGGCAAGCCACAGCCGCCACGGCCGGTCGGCGGCCTGGCTGACGCCCACCCGCGGTCCCGCCACCGCGCCATCGGTCGGGCTCAACGCCAGCGACACCGGGCTGTCCGGGTCGAACAGGTCAATCCCGTTGTCGGACATCGTAATTCCTAACGCCGCGCAGAGATTGCCCGGGCCGCGCGCCAGCGCGGTGGTACGGATGGCCTCCCCGCGGCGGCCCTGTGCGATGTCGACGCCGTCCTCGATCACGGCGGCGCGCAGCAGCACCGCGGCGGCCGTGCCGTCGGGTCCGCACGAGACGTTGGCGCAGGTGTGGATCCCGTGGCTGAGGTAGGTGTACAGGTGCCCCGGCGGCCCGAACATCACCGCGTTGCGGCCGCTGGGGCCCCGGTAGGAATGCGCCGCCGCGTCCGGCCACGGCCCGTCGGGAACCCCGCCATAGGCCTCCACCTCGACGACCACCGCGCGTACGCCCCGGCCGGTGAGGGTGGCGCCGAGTAGCCGGTGCGCCGCCGCGACCGGGTCGACTACCAGCTCGCGTGCACCCACCCACCGAACCTACCGAGCGCCCGAACATGGCAAACTCCCGGTTGCCGCGTGGCGAAGGAGCCCAGACAATGCATGCAATCGACCCCGCCGCCACCGCGTGGCTGCTGGCCAGTACCGCACTGGTCCTGTTGATGACCCCCGGCCTGGCGATTTTCTACGGCGGGATGGTCCGCACCACCGGGGTGCTCAACATGATGATGATGAGCTTCGTCTCGATCCCGCTTGTCACGGTGACCTGGCTACTTGTCGGCTACACGCTCGCGTTCTCCGAGGACGGCGCGGGCGGGTTCATCGGTAACCTCAGTCATCTCGGGATGCTCGGCATTACGCCCGATAGCCTGCACGGCACGGTTCCCGAACTGCTCTATGCGACGTTCCAACTGACCTTCGCGATCATCACGGCAGCCTTGGTCAGTGGTGCGATCGCCGACCGCGCCAAGTTCGCCGCCTGGATGGTGTTCGTTCCGATTTGGGCGATTGTCGTGTATTCGGTTGTCGCGCACTGGGTATGGGGTCCCGGCGGCTGGCTGGCCAAGCTCGGCGTGCTCGACTACGCGGGCGGCCTGGTCGTCGAGATCGTCTCGGGTTCCTCGGCGCTGGCGCTGGCGCTGGTGCTCGGACCCCGCATCGGCTTCAAAAAAGACGCCATGCGACCGCACAATCTGCCGTTGCTCTTTGTCGGTGTCGGACTGCTGTGGTTCGGTTGGTTCGGGTTCAACGCCGGTTCCGCGTTGGCCGCCAACGGAACTGCCGCGGCCATCTTCCTCAACACACTCGTCGCCGGCTGCCTCGGCATGCTCGGCTGGCTGACGGTCGAGCAGATCCGCGACGGCAGGCCCACGACGTTCGGCGCGGCATCCGGTGTGGTGGCCGGCCTCGTCGCGATCACCCCGTCGTGCGGCACCGTCAACACGCTCGGCGCCGTGGCCGTCGGTCTGGCCGCGGGCGTCGTGTGCGCGTTCGCGGTCACCGCGAAATTGCGCTTCAACTATGACGATTCACTCGACGTCGTCGGTGTGCACTTCGTCGGCGGAGTGATCGGGGTCTTCCTGATCGGGCTGCTGGCCACGGCCGTCATGACGTCGGGCCCGCAGGGCCTGTTCTACGGGGGCGGCTTCGGCCAGTTGGGCAAGCAGGCGCTCGCGATCGTCGTCGTCGCGGTCTACGCGTTCGCGGTGACGTTCGTCCTCGCGAAGGTGATCGAGCGGACGATGGGCTTCCGGCTCAGCCCTGAAGAAGAGACGACGGGCGTCGACTTCACGCAGCACGCCGAGACCGCCTACGCCGAAGGCGTGCACGGTCATCTGCCGTTGCGCCGCCCCGGCTCCCCCAGCTGACCGGAGCCATGCGCCCGTAGTCACATGGGTCACGCCTGTACCGCGACCTGACCATGAGGTCCTTTTCGTTTGCGATATCGCCGGTGATATCGCTTCTGAAAAGTGTCTCGTGGTCGCCTGGCCGTGGCGAAGCCGTCAGGTCGCGGCGTTCGTCGAGCAGGTCGTCTGAGCGACCCAATGGAGGGCCCGACCCGCCAAGCTCACGACAAACAAGCCCTTGACACTTGCGCCCGGGAGGCGGATATTCATCACATGATGATTTCATCTCGTGATGAATTAATCGCCCGCGGCAGCGAGGTCGCCATCGACATCGACCATCTCCGCGTCATCCGCGGCAAACGCCCAGCGCTGCATGACTTTTCGGTGCAGATCGGGAAGGGCAGCATCACCGGCCTGCTCGGTCCGTCCGGCTGCGGCAAGACCACGCTGATCCGGAGCATCGTCGGCACGCAGATCGTGACGTCGGGAACCGTGACAGTGCTCGGCAGCCCGGCCGGCTCCCCCGAGCTGCGCCGCCGCGTCGGCTACCTGCCCCAAGACCCGACCATCTACAACGACCTGCGGATCGTCGACAACGTTCGCTACTTCGCGGCGCTATACGGTTTCGACGGCCAGGCCGCCGACCACGCGATCGAGCGGGTCGGGCTGACCGATCATCGGACCGCGTACTGCGCCAACCTCTCCGGCGGCCAGCGCACCCGGGTGTCGCTGGCCTGCGCACTGGTCTGCCAGCCGGAGTTGCTGGTGCTCGACGAGCCCACGGTCGGGCTCGACCCCGTGCTGCGCGCGGACCTCTGGGACCAGTTCAACGACCTCGCCCACGCCGGGACCACCCTGCTGGTCTCGAGTCACGTGATGGACGAAGCCGATCACTGCAAAGACCTATTGCTGATGCGGGACGGGAACTTGATCGCCCACACCACGCCGACCCAACTACGAGAGGACACCGGATGCACGTCACTGGAGGACGCGTTTCTGTCCATCATCAAGCGCAACATCATGCGCGAAGCCGGTTAGGGCTCAAGGGGTACACGGCCACCACGACGCGGATACTGCGTCAGCTGGCCTCCGATCACCGCAGTGTCGCGATGATCCTCGCGGTCCCGGTTCTGGTTATCACGTTGATGTACTTCATGTTTCACAACGCCCGCCACTTGCCGGGCACGCCGTCGCCGTTCAACAATGCCTGCCTGATTTTGTTGGGCCTTTTCCCGCTGTTCGTGATGTTCATCATCACCGCGATCACCATGCAACGCGAACGGGCCTCGGGCACGCTGGAGCGCATTCTGACCACTCCCCTGCGCCGGCTCGACCTGCTGATCGCCTACGGAACCGCCTTCTCGATCGCCGCGGCGGCCCAGGCTACGGTGGCGTGCACCGTGTCGTTCTGGTTCC
This window contains:
- the tyrS gene encoding tyrosine--tRNA ligase, translating into MILDELGWRGLIAQSTDLDALAAEVQRGPLTVYAGFDPTAPSLHAGHLVPLLALRRFQRAGHRPIVLAGGATGMIGDPREVGERSLNEAGTVAEWTERIRGQLERFVDFSDSGDSPTGAIVADNLEWTGQMSAIEFLRDLGKHFSVNVMLDRDTIRRRLDGDGISYTEFSYMLLQANDYVELHRRHGCALQIGGSDQWGNIIAGVRLVRQKLGATVHALTVPLVTAADGTKFGKSTGGGNLWLDPQLTSPYAWYQYFVNTADADVIRYLRWFTFLSAEELAELEQATAERPQQRAAQRRLATELTVLVHGEAATAAVEHASKALFGQGELDRLDEATLAAALRETSVAELKPGGPDGIVDLLVASGLSASKGAARRTIGEGGVSVNNIRVDSDEWSPQDSDFLYGRWLVLRRGKRNIAGIEKV
- a CDS encoding DUF732 domain-containing protein, which gives rise to MALTTALIATAATMAAPIRADMAGNTFLSALTNAGIAVTQPATTLAQGQSVCPMLIQPGGSFDSVVSEVATGSGMTEKNAGIFTIIAIGTFCPAMIAPLIPDRFKA
- a CDS encoding ammonium transporter; this translates as MHAIDPAATAWLLASTALVLLMTPGLAIFYGGMVRTTGVLNMMMMSFVSIPLVTVTWLLVGYTLAFSEDGAGGFIGNLSHLGMLGITPDSLHGTVPELLYATFQLTFAIITAALVSGAIADRAKFAAWMVFVPIWAIVVYSVVAHWVWGPGGWLAKLGVLDYAGGLVVEIVSGSSALALALVLGPRIGFKKDAMRPHNLPLLFVGVGLLWFGWFGFNAGSALAANGTAAAIFLNTLVAGCLGMLGWLTVEQIRDGRPTTFGAASGVVAGLVAITPSCGTVNTLGAVAVGLAAGVVCAFAVTAKLRFNYDDSLDVVGVHFVGGVIGVFLIGLLATAVMTSGPQGLFYGGGFGQLGKQALAIVVVAVYAFAVTFVLAKVIERTMGFRLSPEEETTGVDFTQHAETAYAEGVHGHLPLRRPGSPS
- a CDS encoding tetratricopeptide repeat protein, translated to MADDRQRHNGERRPRSASGWSGPGRARSAQPRHSGGGGDRPADSGPPIPPDVDPKQLAPEIRGELSTLDRATADAVARHLVAAGELMDEDPEAALNHARAARARSSRIAAIREAVGIAAYRYGDWAQALSELRAARRMGSKSSLLALIADCERGLGRPERAIELARGEEAAQLSGDDADELRIVVAGARSDLGQLEQALTLLSTPQLDPSRSGTTAARLFYAYADTLLALDRKDEALQWFLHSAAADVDGVTDAEDRVSELG
- a CDS encoding DNA-3-methyladenine glycosylase, translating into MGARELVVDPVAAAHRLLGATLTGRGVRAVVVEVEAYGGVPDGPWPDAAAHSYRGPSGRNAVMFGPPGHLYTYLSHGIHTCANVSCGPDGTAAAVLLRAAVIEDGVDIAQGRRGEAIRTTALARGPGNLCAALGITMSDNGIDLFDPDSPVSLALSPTDGAVAGPRVGVSQAADRPWRLWLAGRPEVSAYRRSPRAPAPGASD
- a CDS encoding ABC transporter ATP-binding protein; the protein is MMISSRDELIARGSEVAIDIDHLRVIRGKRPALHDFSVQIGKGSITGLLGPSGCGKTTLIRSIVGTQIVTSGTVTVLGSPAGSPELRRRVGYLPQDPTIYNDLRIVDNVRYFAALYGFDGQAADHAIERVGLTDHRTAYCANLSGGQRTRVSLACALVCQPELLVLDEPTVGLDPVLRADLWDQFNDLAHAGTTLLVSSHVMDEADHCKDLLLMRDGNLIAHTTPTQLREDTGCTSLEDAFLSIIKRNIMREAG
- a CDS encoding ABC transporter permease; this translates as MHVTGGRVSVHHQAQHHARSRLGLKGYTATTTRILRQLASDHRSVAMILAVPVLVITLMYFMFHNARHLPGTPSPFNNACLILLGLFPLFVMFIITAITMQRERASGTLERILTTPLRRLDLLIAYGTAFSIAAAAQATVACTVSFWFLGFDTKGSWVWVFVIAIVNAVLGVGLGLLCSAFARTEFQAVQFIPLVMVPQLLLAGIIVPRALMPDWLQWISNVMPASYALEALQQVNSHTELTGVAVRDIVVVAGSAFAALCLAAATLRRRTP